From a single Hyphomicrobiales bacterium genomic region:
- the groL gene encoding chaperonin GroEL, whose translation MAAKEVKFSSEAREKMLRGVDTLANAVKVTLGPKGRNVVIEKSFGAPRITKDGVTVAKEIELEDKFENMGAQMVREVASKTNDLAGDGTTTATVLAQAIVKEGSKAVAAGMNPMDLKRGIDLAVDAVVADLKTRARKVTRNDEIAQVGTISANGDTEIGRFLAEAMQKVGNEGVITVEEAKTAATELEVVEGMQFDRGYVSPYFVTNTEKMRVELEDPYILIHEKKLSGLQAMLPLLESVVQTSRPLLIIAEDVEGEALATLVVNKLRGGLKVAAVKAPGFGDRRKAMLEDIAILTAGQVISEDLGIKLENVTLAQLGRAKKVVIEKETTTIVDGAGSKEEIQGRTSQIKAQIEETTSDYDREKLQERLAKLAGGVAVIRVGGATEVEVKEKKDRVDDALHATRAAVEEGILPGGGVALLRALKAIDSVQPANEDQKAGVAIVRRAIQTPARQIATNAGEDGSVIVGKLLEKDDYNWGYNAATGTYQDLVANGVIDPAKVVRTALQDAASVASLLITTEALVAEKPKKEAAPTVPAGAGMDF comes from the coding sequence ATGGCTGCCAAGGAAGTGAAGTTCTCGTCCGAGGCGCGCGAGAAGATGCTGCGCGGCGTGGACACGCTTGCCAATGCGGTGAAGGTGACGCTCGGCCCGAAGGGCAGGAACGTCGTCATCGAGAAGAGCTTTGGCGCTCCCCGCATCACCAAGGACGGCGTCACCGTCGCCAAGGAGATCGAGCTCGAGGACAAGTTCGAGAACATGGGCGCGCAGATGGTGCGCGAGGTGGCCTCGAAGACCAACGACCTCGCGGGCGATGGCACCACCACCGCCACCGTTCTCGCCCAGGCCATCGTCAAGGAAGGCTCCAAGGCGGTTGCCGCCGGCATGAACCCGATGGACCTCAAGCGCGGCATCGACCTCGCGGTAGACGCGGTCGTGGCGGATCTCAAGACCCGTGCCCGCAAGGTGACGCGCAATGACGAGATCGCCCAGGTCGGCACCATCTCCGCCAATGGCGACACCGAGATCGGCCGTTTCCTCGCCGAGGCGATGCAGAAGGTCGGCAATGAAGGCGTGATCACCGTCGAGGAAGCCAAGACCGCCGCCACCGAGCTCGAGGTGGTCGAAGGCATGCAGTTCGACCGCGGCTATGTCTCGCCTTATTTCGTGACGAACACCGAGAAGATGCGGGTCGAGCTCGAGGATCCGTACATCCTGATCCATGAGAAGAAGCTGTCCGGTTTGCAGGCCATGCTGCCGCTCCTGGAATCGGTGGTGCAGACCTCCAGGCCGCTGCTGATCATCGCCGAGGACGTGGAGGGCGAGGCCCTGGCCACCCTCGTGGTGAACAAGCTGCGCGGCGGCCTCAAGGTCGCGGCGGTGAAGGCGCCCGGCTTCGGCGATCGCCGCAAGGCCATGCTCGAGGACATCGCCATCCTCACCGCAGGCCAGGTGATCTCCGAGGACCTCGGCATCAAGTTGGAGAACGTCACTCTCGCCCAGCTCGGCCGCGCCAAGAAGGTGGTGATCGAGAAGGAGACCACCACCATCGTCGACGGAGCGGGGTCGAAGGAGGAGATCCAGGGCCGCACCTCGCAGATCAAGGCGCAGATCGAGGAGACCACCTCGGACTACGACCGTGAGAAGCTGCAGGAGCGCCTGGCCAAGCTCGCCGGCGGCGTCGCGGTGATCCGCGTCGGCGGCGCGACCGAGGTCGAGGTGAAGGAGAAGAAGGATCGCGTCGACGACGCGCTGCACGCCACCCGCGCGGCCGTCGAGGAAGGCATCCTGCCGGGCGGCGGCGTCGCGCTGCTGCGGGCGCTGAAGGCGATCGATTCCGTACAGCCGGCCAATGAAGACCAGAAGGCCGGCGTCGCCATCGTCCGGCGCGCCATTCAGACGCCGGCGCGGCAGATCGCCACCAATGCCGGCGAGGATGGCTCGGTGATCGTCGGCAAGCTGCTGGAGAAGGACGACTACAACTGGGGCTACAACGCCGCGACCGGCACCTACCAGGACCTCGTCGCCAATGGCGTGATCGACCCGGCGAAGGTCGTGCGCACCGCGCTCCAGGATGCCGCCTCGGTCGCCTCCCTGCTGATCACCACCGAGGCTCTGGTCGCCGAGAAGCCGAAGAAGGAAGCGGCCCCCACCGTTCCCGCCGGCGCGGGCATGGACTTCTGA